The following are encoded together in the Jannaschia sp. M317 genome:
- a CDS encoding nucleotidyltransferase yields the protein MEFPLANTRHVDQLLEDLVEELQVPSGRYEQAERSYKSLGEWLHRPDSTVRDDSPDVYVQGSFRLGTAIRPASDEEDYDIDMVCRLDYEKSALTQAELKRRVGVEVKAYARRYGMSKPEDGRRCWTLVYADGAQFHMDILPAVPDFEKRRYLSEAGPTLARLGSTALAITDNEHDGFRQAGGRWPRSNPKGYALWFRDRMGQAFRSRALNEARRMQASVEDVPAWRVRTPLQGAIQILKRHRDLMFSDRPDDKPISILITTLAAHAYNQEERLSDALFSILHGMDRYITRRNGVDWVENPADPEENFADKWEEHSERRDAFHEWLQQARSDFASAHQALTADGVGAVLSERMGQGLVERALGRRNPAKRPGVAGRLVRAVNLVLAPAYMRKPRWPQAAEGRVNIRAASFTQQGFRPQNFVSKGAPLPRNCSLRFEADTTVTGRFKVYWQVVNTGREAEDADCLRGGFSPDAAVRGGLSHSESTLYRGQHSIECFIVKNGKLAARSGQFIVNIG from the coding sequence ATGGAATTCCCTTTGGCGAATACCAGGCATGTTGATCAATTATTGGAAGACCTGGTTGAGGAGCTTCAGGTCCCGTCCGGTCGGTATGAACAGGCTGAGCGCAGTTACAAGTCGCTCGGCGAGTGGTTGCACCGGCCAGACTCGACTGTTCGGGATGACAGTCCCGACGTGTATGTCCAGGGTTCATTTCGGCTGGGGACTGCAATACGGCCCGCGTCAGACGAAGAAGACTATGACATCGATATGGTCTGCCGCCTCGATTACGAGAAGTCGGCACTGACCCAGGCGGAGCTGAAACGTCGCGTCGGCGTCGAGGTCAAAGCCTATGCCCGGCGTTATGGCATGAGCAAACCCGAAGACGGGCGCCGCTGCTGGACCCTGGTCTACGCAGACGGTGCACAGTTTCACATGGATATCCTGCCTGCGGTACCCGACTTCGAGAAGCGGCGCTATCTGAGTGAGGCGGGTCCCACGCTTGCCCGACTGGGGTCAACCGCGCTCGCGATCACAGACAACGAACACGACGGCTTCCGACAGGCTGGCGGCCGCTGGCCACGAAGCAATCCCAAAGGCTATGCGCTCTGGTTTCGCGATCGGATGGGCCAGGCGTTCAGAAGTCGAGCTCTCAACGAGGCACGCAGGATGCAGGCCAGCGTTGAGGATGTTCCGGCATGGCGGGTGCGTACCCCTCTGCAGGGCGCTATCCAGATCCTAAAACGTCATCGCGATCTAATGTTCAGCGACCGGCCGGATGACAAGCCGATCTCTATCCTGATCACCACCCTTGCCGCACATGCCTATAACCAGGAAGAACGTCTCTCCGATGCGCTGTTCTCGATCCTTCACGGAATGGACCGGTATATTACCCGTCGCAACGGCGTGGACTGGGTCGAAAACCCAGCCGACCCCGAAGAGAACTTTGCTGACAAGTGGGAAGAGCACTCTGAGCGCCGGGATGCATTCCATGAGTGGCTTCAGCAGGCCCGCAGCGATTTCGCATCGGCACATCAGGCGCTCACTGCAGACGGTGTCGGTGCGGTCCTCAGCGAACGCATGGGGCAGGGTCTGGTCGAACGCGCACTGGGGCGTCGCAATCCGGCCAAAAGGCCGGGTGTTGCCGGGCGCCTGGTCCGTGCGGTGAATCTCGTCCTTGCGCCAGCCTACATGCGAAAGCCGCGATGGCCGCAGGCTGCGGAAGGCCGCGTCAATATTCGTGCGGCGAGCTTTACGCAGCAGGGATTCAGGCCGCAGAACTTCGTGAGCAAAGGCGCGCCGCTTCCCAGAAATTGCAGCCTGCGTTTTGAGGCGGACACGACGGTGACCGGGCGTTTCAAGGTCTACTGGCAGGTCGTGAACACCGGGCGAGAAGCTGAGGATGCGGATTGCCTGCGTGGGGGCTTCAGCCCGGACGCGGCAGTCCGGGGTGGTCTGTCCCATTCCGAGAGCACCCTCTATCGGGGCCAGCACAGTATCGAGTGTTTTATTGTGAAGAATGGCAAACTGGCCGCGCGCAGCGGTCAGTTCATCGTGAATATTGGCTGA
- a CDS encoding SAVED domain-containing protein yields the protein MWALAAGRCEFSGCNKLLVGDLIAGKEDGKFGFIAHIVADSDNGPRGDKVRSPLLARDISNLMLTCPIHHKEIDVDHVDDYPEETLVAMKRVHEERIETVTDMDADRAAHVLRFAATIGQMDSLVSTKAIFAAMPPDRHPAERRTIDIELNSEIKDDEPEFWGMQSAHLHRQFQRKVKERIEQKEILQLSVFALAPQPLLIELGTLLGDIMPVSVHQKYREPSTWKWQLHQPSINFKVGEYSGPKDVPVALKLALSATVDDQRIRSVLGDNAAIWSITAEDPHNDIMRRQDDLAIYKTHLRRIFDRIKAHHGEDATINVFPVLPASAAVETGRSRMPKADLPLVIYDQKPGKGFEPTIKISA from the coding sequence TTGTGGGCTTTGGCGGCGGGTCGATGTGAATTTTCAGGATGCAACAAGCTCCTTGTCGGGGATCTAATCGCTGGCAAGGAAGATGGAAAGTTCGGTTTCATCGCGCATATTGTGGCAGATAGCGATAATGGTCCAAGGGGTGATAAAGTCCGTTCGCCGCTCCTCGCCCGCGACATCAGCAACCTGATGCTGACGTGCCCCATCCATCACAAGGAAATCGACGTAGACCACGTGGACGACTATCCGGAAGAAACGCTTGTGGCAATGAAGCGCGTGCACGAAGAGCGGATCGAGACCGTAACAGATATGGACGCTGATCGCGCAGCTCATGTGCTCCGTTTCGCGGCAACTATCGGCCAGATGGACTCATTGGTTTCCACCAAAGCCATCTTTGCCGCCATGCCACCCGACAGACATCCGGCAGAGCGACGAACCATCGACATCGAGCTGAATTCCGAAATCAAGGATGATGAGCCGGAGTTCTGGGGCATGCAAAGCGCGCATCTGCATCGTCAGTTTCAACGCAAGGTGAAGGAGCGGATAGAGCAGAAGGAAATCCTTCAGTTGAGTGTGTTTGCGCTTGCTCCGCAGCCTCTTCTCATCGAGCTCGGTACATTGCTAGGTGACATCATGCCTGTATCTGTTCACCAAAAGTACCGCGAGCCATCTACTTGGAAATGGCAACTCCACCAGCCGTCGATAAATTTCAAAGTTGGCGAGTATTCTGGGCCGAAAGACGTACCAGTCGCCCTCAAGCTGGCGCTCAGTGCGACCGTCGATGATCAGAGAATTCGCTCGGTTCTGGGCGATAACGCTGCAATCTGGTCGATCACGGCAGAGGATCCTCATAACGACATCATGCGAAGACAGGACGATCTTGCAATCTATAAGACTCACCTTCGCAGGATCTTTGATCGGATCAAGGCCCACCACGGCGAGGATGCGACTATCAACGTATTTCCTGTTCTTCCGGCTTCCGCAGCTGTCGAAACGGGTCGCTCACGAATGCCCAAAGCCGATCTGCCTTTGGTGATCTACGATCAAAAACCGGGGAAGGGATTCGAGCCAACGATCAAGATTAGCGCTTAG
- a CDS encoding IS110 family transposase, with amino-acid sequence MKTKISMLAIDLAKGSFQVCAVGADGAVLSNRAMSRTRLAALLAERPACVVAMEACATSHHWGRVAQAHGHEVRIVPAAYVKPFVKRQKNDRADAEAIAEAAMRPTMRFVAVKSVDTQARAVAFRTHQCLVRQRTQLINALRGHLAEFGLVAPKGPASLKLLENALADETTDLPGPVREMGTVYLEQIANLTEVIERLAAELEAATKTDGELRRLCTIPGIGPVTAGAVAAFAPDLDTFDTGRNFAAWLGLVPRQRSTGGKTKLGSVSKMGQTDIRRLLIVGAMSVIRWVVRKGGSPNRWLAALVARKPKMVAAVALANKMARMIWAVTTKQEDYRMA; translated from the coding sequence ATGAAGACGAAGATTAGCATGTTGGCGATCGACCTGGCGAAGGGGAGCTTCCAAGTCTGCGCTGTTGGGGCGGACGGAGCGGTCCTATCGAACCGGGCGATGTCGCGGACGCGGCTGGCGGCATTGCTCGCCGAGCGGCCGGCCTGCGTGGTGGCGATGGAAGCTTGCGCGACGTCGCACCATTGGGGCCGGGTCGCGCAGGCACACGGCCATGAGGTTCGGATCGTGCCGGCGGCTTACGTGAAGCCATTCGTGAAGCGACAGAAGAACGATCGCGCTGACGCGGAGGCCATCGCGGAGGCGGCCATGCGCCCGACGATGCGGTTCGTGGCTGTGAAGAGCGTGGACACGCAAGCTCGCGCAGTCGCGTTCCGCACGCACCAGTGCCTCGTCCGGCAGCGCACGCAGCTCATCAACGCCCTGCGGGGCCATCTCGCGGAGTTCGGACTGGTTGCGCCGAAGGGGCCGGCCAGCCTGAAGCTGCTGGAGAACGCCCTCGCGGATGAGACCACGGACCTGCCTGGCCCGGTCCGGGAGATGGGGACGGTCTACCTTGAGCAGATCGCGAACCTCACGGAGGTGATCGAGCGGCTCGCGGCCGAACTGGAGGCGGCGACGAAGACCGATGGGGAGTTGCGCCGGCTGTGCACCATTCCTGGGATCGGGCCGGTGACCGCGGGCGCCGTCGCGGCCTTTGCGCCAGATCTCGACACCTTCGACACCGGGCGCAACTTCGCGGCTTGGCTGGGCCTCGTGCCGCGGCAGAGATCGACAGGCGGGAAGACGAAGCTCGGGTCGGTCAGCAAGATGGGCCAGACTGATATCCGACGCCTGCTGATCGTCGGCGCCATGAGCGTAATCCGCTGGGTAGTCCGGAAGGGCGGCAGCCCGAACCGCTGGCTCGCCGCCCTCGTGGCACGAAAGCCGAAGATGGTCGCGGCCGTCGCGCTGGCTAACAAAATGGCCCGGATGATCTGGGCCGTCACGACGAAGCAGGAGGATTACAGAATGGCGTGA
- a CDS encoding ArdC family protein, with product MPRTNRKTLRSTHPRADAAQLITDEIVTLLERGTLPWRQPWRIAGGGVPLRHGGEGYRGINAFLLGMRAALMGYTSPYWMTFQQTRAMDACVRKGEKSSVVVYYGTAKAKDAGGNAEGECSPSDERSDGTDSYRFLKSYRVFNAAQIDGLDARFHPEPEGDPTDGPEPIPACHAFFDAIGAEVAVGGDRACYVPSLDRIHMPPFQRFDSGERYYATLGHEHVHRTKAPDRLDRSFGASTFGNEAYAKEELVAELGAALLGQRLGFTADHLEDHAAYLGSWLKVLRADKRFLFRAGAHAQRAVDWMVEAAAQGGVTLDAPGGAGDVEETEPHTAVAA from the coding sequence ATGCCCCGCACCAACCGCAAGACCCTCCGCAGCACTCATCCCAGGGCTGACGCGGCCCAACTCATTACCGACGAGATCGTGACGCTGCTGGAAAGGGGCACCCTGCCCTGGCGCCAGCCGTGGCGCATTGCGGGCGGCGGGGTGCCGCTGCGCCACGGGGGTGAGGGCTACCGGGGGATCAACGCGTTCCTGCTCGGCATGCGCGCGGCGCTGATGGGCTACACGTCGCCCTACTGGATGACCTTTCAGCAGACCCGGGCGATGGACGCCTGCGTGCGCAAGGGCGAGAAGTCCAGCGTAGTGGTCTACTACGGAACGGCAAAGGCGAAGGATGCAGGTGGGAATGCCGAGGGCGAGTGTTCCCCATCCGACGAAAGGTCCGACGGTACGGACAGCTACCGATTTCTGAAGTCCTACCGCGTGTTCAACGCCGCCCAGATCGACGGGCTGGACGCGCGGTTCCACCCCGAGCCCGAGGGCGATCCGACGGACGGCCCCGAGCCGATCCCCGCCTGCCATGCCTTCTTCGACGCGATCGGCGCGGAGGTGGCCGTGGGCGGTGACCGGGCCTGCTACGTGCCCTCGCTCGACCGTATCCACATGCCGCCGTTCCAGCGCTTCGACAGCGGCGAGCGCTACTACGCCACGCTCGGCCATGAGCACGTACACCGCACCAAGGCCCCGGACCGTCTCGACCGCTCCTTCGGCGCCTCGACCTTCGGCAACGAAGCCTATGCCAAGGAGGAACTCGTGGCCGAGCTAGGCGCCGCCCTCCTCGGACAGCGGCTAGGGTTCACGGCGGATCATTTGGAGGACCACGCCGCCTATCTCGGATCCTGGTTGAAGGTGCTCCGGGCCGACAAGCGCTTCCTGTTCCGCGCCGGCGCGCATGCACAGCGTGCGGTGGACTGGATGGTGGAGGCGGCCGCGCAAGGCGGGGTGACGCTCGACGCGCCGGGTGGTGCCGGGGATGTCGAAGAGACCGAGCCGCACACAGCCGTAGCGGCCTGA
- a CDS encoding ThiF family adenylyltransferase, translating into MEFTAGEARLIRECEELASLATASAWLEELQFGKNADGLLTWSFILLVGDRRIPLRLVFPALFPDLPPFVLPADSSVRLSQHQYGEGGELCLQYRPDNWHPDCKSADVVRSAKALLEATPKDDGFSDVESAHPADLPSLLSGCSRRFMLPPDTVRLLRLRLAGHATDIRMTLERRVGASEVLVARIASIGLDSGLRVPIDGAGFGGRVVPGVLYRLPDIQHIPDLQPEEQKELLYQHLPSWLREWIEGAGDMLVVMSNGKREVLLRVRHNGSKRMIDLFHTFEPPKARERRVHGKMFRESSICIIGAGSLGSKVAASLAREGVGHFMLLDNDILWSDNLVRNELDEMDVGHHKAVSLKHRLLRTNQAVKVGALGMSLTSQSAVQHIAQLSEIISTCDLVIDTTADSGVFRMAAAICTQKLKPLVWGRVYAGGLGGLIARSIPSEDPPPLIAASQLRAWCDEKGMAPPEGREHSYGVQGDDDDEPLFASDVDVGVIANRLVRHALDAISTTEIRVHPEPAYFIGLRKGWIFDHPFDTYPVIFGPTDGWVIDSTSCAEEGVERVMTHLGLQDDA; encoded by the coding sequence ATGGAGTTCACAGCTGGCGAGGCGCGGCTAATCCGTGAGTGCGAAGAGCTCGCTAGCCTAGCCACGGCATCAGCTTGGCTGGAAGAATTGCAATTCGGCAAGAACGCCGATGGCCTGCTTACCTGGTCGTTTATTCTGCTCGTCGGTGATCGTCGCATTCCATTGCGGCTGGTTTTCCCAGCACTCTTTCCAGATCTGCCACCATTTGTACTTCCAGCCGACAGCTCAGTCCGGCTATCGCAGCACCAATACGGCGAGGGTGGCGAGCTATGCCTCCAGTATAGACCGGATAACTGGCATCCCGACTGCAAGAGCGCGGATGTAGTAAGGAGTGCCAAAGCACTTCTTGAAGCGACCCCAAAGGACGATGGTTTCTCGGACGTGGAAAGCGCTCATCCTGCCGACTTACCCTCGCTGCTCTCTGGGTGTTCCCGGCGCTTCATGCTACCGCCTGACACCGTCCGCCTCTTAAGGTTGCGCCTTGCCGGACACGCAACCGATATTCGTATGACTTTGGAGCGCCGGGTTGGGGCTTCCGAAGTCCTTGTTGCCCGCATTGCGAGCATCGGGCTGGATTCTGGCTTGCGCGTGCCGATTGATGGTGCGGGATTTGGGGGAAGGGTAGTCCCTGGGGTCCTATATCGATTACCCGACATTCAGCATATTCCAGATCTGCAGCCCGAAGAACAGAAAGAGCTTCTGTACCAGCACCTGCCTTCTTGGCTGCGAGAATGGATAGAAGGCGCCGGCGACATGTTGGTGGTCATGTCAAATGGCAAACGGGAGGTATTACTGCGTGTCCGGCACAACGGATCGAAACGAATGATTGACCTGTTTCATACCTTTGAACCCCCAAAGGCTAGAGAGCGCCGAGTCCACGGCAAGATGTTTCGAGAATCTAGCATCTGCATCATCGGCGCAGGTTCGCTGGGATCAAAAGTGGCGGCCAGTCTTGCGCGCGAAGGCGTCGGTCATTTCATGTTGCTCGACAATGACATTCTGTGGTCCGATAACTTGGTTCGAAACGAACTTGATGAAATGGACGTGGGGCATCACAAGGCAGTTTCTCTTAAGCACCGATTGCTGCGAACAAATCAGGCAGTGAAAGTCGGTGCCTTGGGTATGAGTCTGACGTCTCAATCCGCTGTCCAGCATATTGCTCAGCTGAGCGAGATCATCAGCACTTGTGATCTCGTCATCGATACTACGGCTGATAGCGGAGTGTTTCGAATGGCAGCGGCCATTTGCACGCAGAAACTTAAACCTCTCGTCTGGGGACGAGTCTACGCGGGTGGACTCGGAGGTCTGATTGCACGAAGTATCCCATCTGAAGATCCGCCACCGCTGATCGCTGCATCTCAATTGCGTGCATGGTGTGACGAAAAAGGCATGGCACCGCCAGAGGGCCGCGAACATAGTTACGGAGTACAAGGCGATGACGACGATGAGCCCTTATTCGCCTCTGACGTCGATGTAGGGGTCATTGCCAACAGGCTGGTTCGTCATGCCCTGGACGCCATTTCAACAACGGAGATTAGAGTTCATCCGGAACCTGCATACTTTATCGGCCTTCGCAAAGGCTGGATCTTTGATCATCCCTTTGACACCTATCCGGTCATTTTCGGTCCTACCGACGGATGGGTAATAGACAGCACAAGTTGTGCAGAAGAGGGCGTTGAACGCGTCATGACTCACCTTGGATTACAAGATGACGCTTAG
- a CDS encoding type II toxin-antitoxin system VapC family toxin has product MIVIDTNVVSELMRPAPARVVLEWFEGQDPSSLYLSAISEAELRRGVAILPEGRRRDALRGAIDAMVAEDFAGRVLPFDGAAAVAFATVFAERRAAGRPISFPDCQIAATARAHGAMVATRNTRDFGGCGIEVVNPWEGAGG; this is encoded by the coding sequence GTGATCGTGATCGACACCAACGTCGTGTCAGAGCTGATGCGGCCAGCCCCCGCGCGGGTAGTCCTGGAGTGGTTCGAGGGACAAGACCCGTCTTCCCTTTACCTCAGCGCGATCAGCGAGGCCGAACTGCGCCGCGGCGTCGCGATCCTGCCCGAAGGACGGCGGCGCGACGCGTTGCGCGGGGCGATCGACGCCATGGTGGCGGAGGACTTCGCCGGCCGGGTGCTGCCCTTTGACGGCGCAGCGGCCGTGGCCTTCGCGACCGTCTTCGCCGAGAGGCGGGCTGCGGGACGGCCGATCAGTTTCCCCGACTGCCAGATCGCGGCTACGGCGCGGGCCCATGGGGCGATGGTGGCGACGCGGAACACCCGCGATTTTGGAGGATGCGGGATCGAAGTCGTGAACCCATGGGAGGGGGCTGGCGGATGA
- a CDS encoding DUF6927 domain-containing protein codes for MGWTTYAAYRSPKTREEERGEIVDLYTDLAPDAPYTAECLLASKVGSVWYLAIRLTPKPGRETPEPLMRGYVPDASGAIVYAGIVLTSRRNGEWGYKAMCETVGPHEAATPLKLLDLLSPLDPQVETFAAGWRERVAAHHAAKRARPKVRPGDVVEFDEPIEFTGGLKVRRFRAYAYRRHPGARARILYETLDTRHAHTVRMSAKAIQDRGGRVVAQGEDATAPADT; via the coding sequence ATGGGATGGACCACCTACGCCGCCTACCGCTCCCCGAAGACCCGCGAGGAAGAGCGGGGCGAGATTGTCGACCTCTATACAGACTTGGCCCCAGACGCGCCCTATACGGCCGAGTGCCTCTTGGCCTCGAAGGTCGGCAGTGTCTGGTACCTTGCCATCCGGCTGACCCCGAAACCCGGCCGGGAGACGCCCGAGCCCCTCATGCGCGGTTACGTGCCCGACGCCTCCGGGGCAATCGTCTACGCGGGCATCGTGCTGACGTCCCGCCGGAACGGCGAATGGGGCTACAAGGCCATGTGCGAGACCGTGGGCCCGCACGAGGCCGCAACGCCGCTGAAGCTCCTCGACCTGCTGTCGCCGCTCGACCCGCAGGTCGAGACATTTGCCGCCGGCTGGCGCGAGCGGGTGGCGGCCCATCACGCGGCCAAGCGCGCCCGACCGAAGGTCCGCCCCGGCGACGTGGTCGAGTTCGATGAGCCGATCGAGTTCACGGGCGGGCTGAAGGTGCGCCGGTTTCGGGCCTACGCGTACCGCCGGCATCCCGGCGCGCGGGCTCGGATCCTCTACGAGACGCTCGATACCAGGCACGCCCACACCGTCCGCATGAGCGCCAAAGCGATCCAGGACCGGGGCGGGCGCGTCGTCGCGCAAGGGGAGGACGCGACGGCTCCGGCGGACACCTGA
- a CDS encoding DUF3768 domain-containing protein, which yields MPNDTSPTDYAPDAARIAAQNDAFRRGMGGEVAGAFHPGGAELRGRVFATAAVAALGRPFVFACLRAVADVIHFPPEDDPDGLHDFGAVEVEGTRVWWKIDLYSDDRLAWGSEHPDDLTRTYRVLTILFPEDW from the coding sequence ATGCCGAACGACACTTCACCCACCGATTACGCCCCCGATGCCGCACGCATTGCCGCGCAGAACGACGCCTTCCGCCGCGGCATGGGCGGCGAGGTCGCGGGGGCGTTCCACCCCGGCGGCGCGGAGCTGCGCGGTCGGGTTTTCGCCACCGCCGCGGTTGCGGCGCTCGGTCGGCCCTTCGTGTTCGCCTGCCTGCGGGCGGTGGCGGACGTCATCCACTTCCCACCGGAGGACGACCCCGACGGCCTGCACGACTTTGGCGCCGTGGAGGTCGAGGGCACGCGGGTGTGGTGGAAGATCGACCTCTATTCGGACGACCGGCTCGCATGGGGCTCGGAGCATCCCGACGATCTGACCCGCACCTACCGCGTGCTGACGATCCTGTTCCCGGAAGACTGGTAG
- a CDS encoding FitA-like ribbon-helix-helix domain-containing protein, giving the protein MASITIRNLDDAVKQRLRMRAAEHGRSMEEEARDILRRAVGRAPPSANLGKAIHQRFAALGGAELDLPPREPMPEPPHFD; this is encoded by the coding sequence ATGGCCAGCATCACGATTCGCAACTTGGACGACGCGGTCAAGCAGCGCCTGCGGATGCGCGCCGCCGAGCATGGCCGGTCCATGGAGGAGGAGGCACGCGACATCCTACGACGCGCTGTCGGACGCGCGCCCCCGTCCGCAAACCTAGGCAAGGCAATCCACCAGCGATTCGCCGCCTTGGGCGGGGCCGAACTGGACCTCCCGCCGCGCGAGCCGATGCCCGAGCCGCCACACTTCGACTGA
- a CDS encoding Mov34/MPN/PAD-1 family protein, whose amino-acid sequence MTLSLTVPRSQLAKLQIHLKQGGNREIGGWLVAEQTAPGKFELVGFTVDLEAGTRDRFDSLPEPHSQQMDWILLENSGRAGRVDYLGEWHSHPTFPPIPSEIDLASMTDMIENSGPSFAALVIVRLMGNASITATITTFQRGQLPEPGQLIIADVVPEAGFVEGWRAREL is encoded by the coding sequence ATGACGCTTAGCCTCACAGTCCCACGCTCGCAGCTTGCCAAACTGCAGATCCACCTTAAGCAAGGCGGCAACCGCGAGATCGGCGGGTGGTTGGTTGCAGAACAGACAGCTCCGGGAAAATTTGAACTCGTCGGTTTCACTGTCGATCTTGAGGCAGGGACACGAGATCGTTTCGATAGTTTGCCTGAGCCGCACTCACAACAGATGGATTGGATCTTGCTGGAGAATAGTGGTCGCGCTGGTCGGGTTGACTATCTTGGCGAATGGCACTCGCACCCGACATTCCCACCAATACCTAGCGAGATCGACTTGGCCTCGATGACGGATATGATCGAAAACAGCGGACCTTCGTTTGCGGCGTTGGTCATCGTGCGTCTAATGGGCAACGCCTCGATTACGGCGACCATCACCACGTTTCAACGTGGCCAATTGCCCGAGCCCGGCCAGCTGATAATTGCAGATGTAGTTCCAGAAGCAGGATTTGTCGAAGGCTGGCGAGCGCGGGAACTTTAG
- a CDS encoding SAVED domain-containing protein yields the protein MSFWRKHGDRFFDGFITYIFRIPSWPSRLLRAGVALIVAGLSVGGLAGDLSWIDADRVLRLAVQADGGGLSVYWSQITVFLGILLLAAGGILGVIDHIADRRQLRKQSVVVLEHRGLHQTVDTPLAPAVPKRLKGRIDVLPIDHRQSTSTSQIISPDDALSQIAGLRQQLRQKRDAAGSGNVRLVYGGMAPVPLTFLTGMMVGNEASLTVMDWDRFAEKWREPDGADDGDRFVISGIDGLKNNILEVALAVAVSYPSDADGIKATLGDMPLIRLALPTLSTTAHWSADKQSAMAKHFTDLLGDLMAKGVKRVHLFIAGPNSVVFCLGRHLDDRLHPEVRVYQYERSASPPFPWAIKMPTHGQSAALIVRSDAIPIPPAAT from the coding sequence ATGTCTTTCTGGCGCAAACATGGTGACCGGTTTTTCGACGGATTTATAACCTATATCTTTCGGATCCCGTCCTGGCCTTCGAGGTTGTTGCGTGCCGGAGTCGCTTTGATCGTCGCTGGGTTGAGTGTCGGCGGGCTGGCCGGTGATCTTTCCTGGATCGATGCGGACCGGGTCCTGCGGCTGGCCGTGCAGGCGGATGGTGGCGGGTTATCGGTCTACTGGTCCCAAATTACCGTCTTCCTCGGCATTCTGCTCCTCGCTGCGGGGGGTATCCTTGGTGTGATCGATCACATCGCTGACCGACGGCAGCTCAGAAAGCAGAGCGTGGTTGTGCTGGAGCACCGCGGGTTGCACCAGACCGTTGATACCCCCCTTGCCCCTGCCGTGCCGAAACGCCTGAAAGGCCGTATCGATGTCCTTCCAATCGATCACCGGCAGTCTACCTCAACGAGTCAGATCATCAGTCCCGACGACGCACTCTCGCAGATTGCCGGGTTGCGGCAACAGCTCCGGCAGAAGCGCGACGCGGCGGGTTCCGGCAACGTCAGACTTGTCTACGGCGGTATGGCGCCTGTGCCGCTGACATTCCTGACCGGTATGATGGTTGGCAATGAAGCTAGTCTTACAGTGATGGACTGGGATCGTTTTGCAGAAAAATGGCGCGAACCTGACGGCGCAGATGACGGAGACCGGTTCGTCATTTCCGGGATCGACGGCCTGAAGAACAATATTCTGGAGGTAGCTTTGGCCGTCGCTGTTTCCTACCCTTCGGACGCAGACGGTATTAAGGCGACTCTCGGTGATATGCCTCTGATCCGTCTCGCTTTGCCAACTCTGAGCACGACGGCGCACTGGTCTGCTGACAAGCAATCAGCCATGGCGAAACATTTCACTGATCTTCTGGGCGATCTCATGGCGAAAGGGGTCAAACGCGTCCACCTTTTCATCGCAGGCCCCAACAGCGTTGTATTCTGTCTGGGTCGGCACCTTGATGACAGGCTGCATCCCGAGGTGCGCGTCTACCAGTACGAGCGCTCGGCATCGCCACCATTTCCCTGGGCGATTAAGATGCCGACCCATGGGCAGAGTGCCGCGCTGATCGTCAGAAGTGACGCGATACCAATTCCTCCCGCAGCCACCTGA